TTTTCACTACTGTACAAGGGTTTAGTAGGGAGAAAATGAGTAAATGTAGGGAAGAAGACGAGGAGTTGGAGTTTAAGTAGGAACTCCCAACGCTCTCCCATAGACCATCGAAAGTTTTATAATTTATCGGATGTTCTTTAGAACTCCCAACACCCCAAAAGTCAGCGTCGGGAGTTTTAAAGAACTCTTGACGCTTAACTATGCCCGTCGGGAGTTAGTCCGAACCCCCGATGACCTTCTTACTTCGTCGGGAGATGGTCCCTCTCTCGACGACCGATATTCGGACGGTTGTTTTAGGCGTCGGGAGAGTcattttttcttgtagtgtacaTCAATAGCCTAAAGTTAACATTTTATTTCATGAATTGCTTAATGAATTAGGATATTACGTAAAAATTAGGTCCAAATGACCTTTACATCCCTACATAATTCCGacggtttaaaaaaaaagatacatCCTTGCCATAATATGGAAACAAATaggcttttaaaataataataataataataataataataataatatcaaaagATGCGTAAGGAAAGTTTCTTCATATCACATGAATAAGGGAAGTTTCTCCAAGgtagtattttttttcaaaactgggaaatttctctctaaaatttgaaaatcattcCCCCTCAAACGAAAGAAAAAATCAACGAGAAGTTTTAAAGTAAAAAACAAGTTATAAATATTGCACACAAAAAATATATGTCAAATATACTGTAATATACTAAGAAATTGTTGGAAATGATAGGACCCTTACAACGACAAGTAGTAAATCGTCAAGGTACAACAATCAAGCGAAGAgtaaaacctgcaaaacagaaacttgtTATGGCTGAGTCacggagctcgctctctttaagatgtttcgcggctctgcccaaatgtgcaagcaggtctgaaaattgccacgtcgtccccaggataaaacagccaACTGAAAATCGGTTGAAAATGCACCGTTACCGACCGGAACATACACCATTTCTAAATTAACTGCTTGGAAAGCGAGGATGGAGGAGGAGAGGAAAACGAAgtgggaaatgaaaaaaatgaattctGTGTGTTCGAACTGCTGAAGGCCtcaccttttataggccttcagtgTCGAACTATAGGAGTGAGAAGAGTGCTCTGCCACAGAACGTGCGCAGACGGTACAGATGGACGGACGAAACGGAACGAGATTTGCAGACGAACGGACCGTTTCCTTCTTTTctctagttaaaaaaaataaaaaataaaataatatttttttatattaaaaaataattattaacatCCACCGAAATCACATGGtttatctcctcactccctccaaaaaaTGGGTACCTCTTGGGGCCCAAAATACAAGGTTGGGTACATAAAAGAGACTTCCAAcaccaaattttccaatgtgggattctccaaccaaaaaagTTGATTCCctttttgttttgaaagttaaattttcacccaacaaaaatgtaaatatacattgcatatattattatgtttatacaaattattttattcgtACACTTATCAAATATACATTACATATATTGTTCGGTATATAAATACCTTtaagtttttgttttaattgattttagtCTTTTCATAAGACTGAAACAccttattttattgttttcaatGCCCACTTTGTGTATGTACACAgtcttttacctttttttctttGACTAAGTCAGTAACAAAACTTCCgtttaattttttccttttgtttcttttttctctcttctcattttttctcatttttcaatttttccaatttctttttatttatcttaagatggaaaatatttttttaagatttaaatgAAAAACAAGACATTGAATTTAACCATTTAAGTCTCGTTtggataactattttattttttattttttgttttttgtttttaaaaattaagtctatggacatTACTTCtccatttgttatttacttttcatcaatggtttaaaaaataatccaaaatttgagaactaaaaaaaatagctttcaattttttttttttagaatttggctcagaattcaaccattgtacttaagaaagatgcaaatcactctaagaaatgtggatgatatatatttacttttcaaaaataaaaacaaaaaatcaaatagttaccgaacggatcttagtttttagttttttttttttttgaaaattaagcctacatatactatttccatctctaaatttcttgatttgtcatttactttttaccaacagtttaaaaaatcaagctaaatttttaaaactaaaaaaagtacattttaaaaacttgattttgtttttggaattttgctaagaattcaactattatatttAGGAAATATGCaaagtagaaagaaataagcttaatttttaaaaataaaaaataaaattaagatgaGATGGTTACTAAATGGGGAATAAgtttttaaagtattttttttaaaatttcttaaatttataaaaccagtttatttttttctaccaaatttataatttaagaattttagggttttataTCACTCAAATATAACATTAGAATttaaagttttcaaaatttaaaagactTTACAAAATCGCACATAAAATTGTTTTTTCCATTTAGCCTAAAAAGGCTTGTTTAgtgtttttcaactttttccttgtttttaaataaatttttatataatttcttAAGAACTTGTGcaataaatatgtttttaattaagtaatttagtttaagtttatattttatctttatatttGAGTGATATAAAATCCTAAAATTCgttaattacattttttttttgtgaaaaaaataatttataaatttaagaattaaaaaaaaaattgcttttcaaaatttaggaattcaacttttttcatttaaatctaaaaaatatatctcatcttaagtaaataaaaaaaataaaaagagaaaagttttaaaaaaataagaagagagaaaaaaaaaaaagaaataacattacaaaattacaataaaaactaaaaaaattaacaaaattaaaagaatttattagagttttaaaagaaattaaaatacttgaagagtttgttcaatttttgtTACTTCCCCTAcaagaaaaattatttctcatcttagataaataataagaatattgaaaagaaaaattttttaaaaaagagaagaggagaaaaaaactaaacaaattaacggaaaagataaacaaaataaaaaaaaaaagtgagaaaagggtagaaagaaataaaattaaaagatattAAGAGGGgacaaagaaacaaaattaaaagaaattaattgaaaagaataaaagaagtttaaaaaaaatgagaagaggaaaaaaaggaaaaaaaaactcaacgaAAAAAATACACTGAAAATCCCACTTGAAGTGGAGCTATAATATGGCACATGTGGCTTCTCATTTGCATGTGTATCTCCATACGTGTaacctcaaccaaaactcacaAACTCCACCAAAGCAAACATAGAATCACTCCCTCCACGTTCCCTACATGCACTCAACTCCCAATTCCTATAAATAGAACCACCCCTTCTCCGGTCCATCGTCCCACATCTCTCATAAAATGGCGAAACTCACGAGCATAGTCATCATTGCGGCGTTGGGAGTACTGGGTTTAGTAGTTGCAGATGCTCACCGGACCATAATCACCACCATGGAAGTGGAGGAAGAAGAGTACAACCAAAGGCAGCATGAGCGGTGCAGGCAAATGAGAGCCCGGGAGGAGATCGGGAGGTGCGCAGAGTACCTGACGCAGCAAAGCAGGAGGCCATATGTTTTGGAGATGCGTGGAATCGAGAACCAGAGGAGGAGAGGAGGGGAGTTGTTGAATGAGTGTTGTAATGAGTTGAGGAACGTGGATGAGGAGTGTAGGTGTGAACTTCTGGAGGAAATTGTTAGTATGGAGAGGAGAAAAGGAGGAGGACAAGAAGAAAGGCAGATGTTTCAAAGAGCTAGAAACTTGCCTTCCATGTGTGGAATCCGTCCACAACAATGCTACTTCTAAGTGCATGCCACTTCCCAAAATCAAAATATGTATAATTAACTGAGAAGAAGGGCAGTACATGGTCGTGTGCTTTTGTCTtatgttttaataaataaacgcttatttctctcttttctaCTATCACTACATTGTGAACAAAATtctaaatcaaaatcaaaatcatctTTGCAAATAAGTTGCCAAAATCCATGCATAAATGCAACTTTGAACTTTACGTAAGATTAACATTAAAAAACTTGATATTTTTGTTTGAGCCATATATATTTGTATGGCTCAGACAAAAGACTTTAGTTATTTTCGTAGTACATGGTATTTGTTTGATTATAATGATGAGTTGTTATTTGATAGATATAGTTTTTCAAGTATAATGTAATGCTAAGTTTGACAACACTACAGGGCTATGTCGGTTGAGAAAACAATGTCGGTTTATAGCCttctaataatatattttttttcctccctcCATTTCTCGTTACcctctttttatatatatataaagagagaaaaaacttAAGCTTGCCCTCAGGCACGGGTGCCGTCCGCCACATTTGTGCTGCCACCTTCGTCTATCGTCTGCAGGTCTTCGTCCATTGTGTCATCGTCAATTGTAGTGGACATTGGTTGGGGGTGTTTTCGTCCGCAGGTCTTCATCCATTGCGCTATCGTCGATTGTAGTGGACATTGGTGGGTGTTTTCTTCTCTCCCTCGCGAGTTCCCTCACCCATGCCTATGTTCATACGAAACTTCTCTGTTCATCGTCGCCGCTCGCACGCTGCCCATCTTCACCTTCTAACGATGTCGATCGTCCGTTGTTGCCTACTCCGAACGGTGGGTTTTTGGTTTTTCTATCCTTCTCTcaacttttttctctctctttcaaaTCTCCCTCACTGCCACATAGGTCTGGATGTATCGTTGTGTCGTTCTTCGAGCCGCCACTGCCATGTTGATTCTACATTGGGTGAGAGTTTggtgactttctctttaaatttcttgtttacTCTTGAATACCTACTAAGATTTTGGCCTAATCTTACATACCTCGTCCTCTTGAATTGAATTCAGTTTAATCAATAAATATAGATAGAAGAAAATGTTTGCTCTGTatctatttttaataattatctTTTAACTAAAGAGTCTTGCAATATAGATTGACAAATCTCAATATTACTCCTAATACTTCCCTTCAATGCCTTTGCGTTTTGGCCAAGCACTACCGATGAAGTTTTTGCTCTTCTTCCATCCTTGAAGGTACGGTATATTGATGAAGTTAGAGGGTTAAATCTTCACTTCTACTTGTAGAACTCAAAACACATGTAGTTTCTGTACTTGTTATGCTATTTGGTCCTCTTGTATTTTTTCTAGATCAAGTAGGTCATCCTTGTTTGAAAATTTAACGACCAAGCCTTGACTAGAATATTTTAGGGATTTGCCAATGGGTAAAAGGTATGCATGTGTGATCAATTACAATAGAATGTGaaaatatataatgaaaatgaagaCTTTAAAAGAGTGACAgtaaaataatttgtttatgacTTTAATGCAAGAAATTTAGAAGGATTTGGTTTGTAATTTTGATGAAACTGGAGCTGGTTTCATGAAGAGGCAGTAGTTGAAGAATAGAGGGATTTCAGAACTTGAAGAAAACATGGAATTTTCAGTTCGATGAGTTGATTTGGAGCAGCTAAGGGAGATTTGTGGCTTCAAACTTTGAGATTATTTAGTTTAGAGAGTAACTATGAGTTTTATGCAAGATGTTTGGAATAGTTTTGTTCGAACAGCTGGAAGTTTGGACTGTTGGTAGAATTTTCACTCTTTAATATTCATCTTAGAATTGAAGAGTATGGTATAACTAAGCTGGTATTAAGTCATTTTAGCAGCaaagaatgaaaaatcatgaagaaaTAGCTACTGTTTTTTGTTGCTACAGAGCATAGACTGATCATTTCTTTGAGAGTAactattatttgaaaaaataggcATAGTTGGGCAAGAAAATAGCTCAAAACAATAGCCTAAAATGTGAAACAAGCAACACATAAAAGGGTTACTGTCAAAAAAACTGCGCTGCTGTAATTTTACAGtcgctttttttttatttattttttattttttagcttGATTAACCACACTTTTGGTTTGAAATTTCCACATTTCATATTCAGCATCTTAGTATACCTTTAGGAAGTGTGAAAATTATGTTGATACTCGGGTTAAATATATTTTAGGAGAAATGGAGGTTAGAAAAAGCCTACGATTCTAGTAATTCTCGCCTTTGTCTATGAGCGACAAaatattattgtaaataaattCTTTTGCAATTCAAAGCATAATTTTCTAAGGCATGATGAACATGATTTAATATTATGGGTTTTACGATTTTTCCTCCCTAATGCCTTATGTGAAGTATGATTTATCTAGAAAAACATGCCTTACGTCTGCCACAACTCCAACACATCTGCAATATAGGTTTTGGTCTGGCATGTAAAAGTATAGAAGGGTTTGAGACAAATATTTTGGCATGTTTATGAGCTCATCTTGTGGTTATTGTGAGAGGTAGTTGTATGTATGTGTTTGTAGACTTTATGCTTGGGGTTGTTTATGGTTCTTGAGTGTCATTGAGGTAGTTGTGCAGGAAACAGGTGGATTACGagtgtcataagagggttgacaTTTTTCATCTTCACATCCTCTTCTAGTCcggggagagggtgtgacattttatttatttatttataataagaaCAAAAACATTTATGCTAACTTATGTTTTTcacttcccttttccttttcgATCAATTAGTTAAGAGTTTTCCTAAGGAAATAAAGATGAAATTTTACAATATATTAGTTAGTGACATCATGTTGAATAGTCTAAATTTTTGCATTGacgtttaatttttaaatgtagTTTTTTATAAGTTAagaaaaggtatttttttttgttgcaggTAAACTCCAGATTGACAGGATTTTGTTAGTATGATGCGATTCAATTGTacgattattttagttttgttctCGTTTTTGTTGGATGTATCTATATGGCCCTCCAAGATAGACAAGCAACTCTCTAGATCTTTAGGCTTTTGAGTTTTATGTATACACAGGTCAATATAACTTGTTGATAGGTTACTTAGTCATACAACTTCTCAATCTTTGTTGTTTATTAGCTAATATTTGTATTTGCTGAAAGTTAATTGTATATATAAtagcaattaagattttattttatacatatacagataaaagaaaaatattattgatttgcaCGTGTGTAAGAAAAAGAAGtgtatgtatttttatttttccaataacAAAACCATGACAAACATTTAATAACGAACAATTGACGAAAAAATTTAGGTGAAAATAGACATTAAAGATGATGTTCAATATCGGTAAAAAATTGGCATTGACAATAATTGACATTGAAATCTTGGTTgtctataatgtcggttttaaaccgacattaaagacaatcgATATtgaagaccttttataacatgTTTTTCAATGTCGATTATCAACATACATTGTATCCTATAACGTCAATTTTAAAACGACAATAAAACCCAATTTTGTAGTAATGCAAAGAGTTAATTGATTTGTTTTAatacaatatatgaaaatttcgttatttttttttaatgtaaggTATTTGTGGGGCTTAATTTGATGAAGATCTTAGGCCGTTTTAGTACATGGTATTGAAGTGATGGAATCTCAAAGTGGAAGCGTTTTatccatttttgtttttgaattggCATAAAGAATTTTACAGAATCAAATAAAACTAGGTTAAGCATACCAAGGGTTTGAGAAAACAAAATACCCCAATGAAGAATAGCTCTCCAAAATCTGAAGGTATTTTCtttctccaagatcacgaacaataTTGGACACCACCGAATAGGACTCCCTTATTACGTCTCTGGCAAGAAATAGGGATTGTGGTATCTTTCTTGGTTTTGGAGATGAGAAAAGGAGGAAGAATAACCCTTTTTGTTATGAGAAATTCTTCAGAGAAAACTTATCTTCAGAGACAGAGATTCACCAGCCCCTCTGTATCTTTCTATTCTGTATCATATACAGAAAAACAAATGAGAATCTAACATTAGGAGAATAACTCCCTTCACCCCCACTATCCACTCCACAGTAACTACTGGGGAGTTatgcgatttttttttttaatttatttaaatacaagtattgcatatatatatatataataatatttaatatatgtaatataattaaataaataataaataattaattaattaattaataataaatatcacataattattcaagtatgcatttaaatcatataaaccacatacctCTCTCTTatcttatatatttaatatgaatccgatttacattatttttactctaatttttatatgaatccaattcatattaattttacattgaAATCTTatgcaaatattattttctcttattatataaatttaatgtcaaaacgtatttataattaattgtatactgtaatgtatcaacatatattatactttatattaatcatatcatatatgattaatatatatttctaattaaaaactacttgtttcttgttttaccCTTAATGAGCTAGAAGGGGACCCAACAGACATATAGATTAGAAACTCtaatgattcaagattaatgaattaaactctttaattaaattaattaacattcattatCTGTGgttcatttcactaaag
This DNA window, taken from Benincasa hispida cultivar B227 chromosome 6, ASM972705v1, whole genome shotgun sequence, encodes the following:
- the LOC120079421 gene encoding 2S albumin-like — protein: MAKLTSIVIIAALGVLGLVVADAHRTIITTMEVEEEEYNQRQHERCRQMRAREEIGRCAEYLTQQSRRPYVLEMRGIENQRRRGGELLNECCNELRNVDEECRCELLEEIVSMERRKGGGQEERQMFQRARNLPSMCGIRPQQCYF